One Halomonas sp. M4R1S46 genomic window carries:
- a CDS encoding amidase, whose amino-acid sequence MSSLSSLRPAEDLASLTATEALFRFRRGALSPLALVDDCLARIERENPAINAFAHVAAASARAAARASEARWRAGTPCGPLDGIPVTLKDMTRTAGMPTRLGSLTTPAEGPWRDDAPIAVQLHAAGAVLLGKTTTPEYGWKAVTDSPLTGVTRNPWDTRLTPGGSSGGAAAAAALNLGLLHQGSDAGGSIRIPCAFTGTVGLKPTFGWVPQWPASAMGILSHLGPIARRVEDVALMLETLGRPDPRDGYLGNPHRPDWLTPPPPDLRGWRVALSLDLGYVEVAPDIAARVREAAERLRELGARVEEVTPGFACPLETFNTLWFAGASQLLASWSEAQRRLLDPGLLDIALRGAALTLADYLAACRARERLTAQLADFHRRFDLLVTPSLPLSPFTAGSDVPPGGPYREWMEWTPFSYPFNLTQQPAISLPCGLDDRGLPVGLQLVGARFDDLRVIQAARLLEARLPRQFPETARRAAKDE is encoded by the coding sequence ATGTCCTCCCTCTCCTCCCTCCGGCCGGCCGAAGACCTCGCCTCCCTCACCGCCACGGAGGCCTTGTTCCGTTTCCGCCGCGGCGCCCTCTCGCCGCTGGCACTGGTCGATGACTGCCTGGCCCGCATCGAGCGCGAGAACCCCGCGATCAATGCCTTCGCCCATGTGGCTGCGGCATCGGCGCGCGCGGCGGCCCGGGCGTCCGAGGCACGCTGGCGGGCCGGGACGCCTTGCGGCCCCCTGGACGGGATCCCGGTCACCCTCAAGGACATGACCCGCACCGCGGGCATGCCGACCCGGCTGGGCTCGCTCACCACTCCGGCGGAGGGCCCCTGGCGGGACGACGCCCCCATCGCGGTGCAGCTGCACGCGGCAGGAGCGGTGCTCCTCGGCAAGACCACCACCCCGGAATACGGCTGGAAGGCCGTCACCGACTCGCCGTTGACCGGCGTGACCCGCAACCCCTGGGACACGCGGCTCACGCCGGGCGGCTCCTCGGGCGGGGCGGCGGCCGCGGCGGCGCTCAACCTCGGCCTGCTGCACCAGGGCAGTGATGCCGGCGGCTCGATCCGCATCCCCTGCGCCTTCACCGGCACCGTCGGCCTCAAGCCGACCTTCGGCTGGGTGCCCCAATGGCCGGCCAGCGCCATGGGCATCCTGTCGCACCTGGGCCCGATCGCCCGCCGCGTCGAGGACGTCGCCCTGATGCTGGAGACCCTGGGCCGGCCCGATCCCCGGGACGGCTACCTGGGCAATCCTCACCGTCCCGACTGGCTGACGCCGCCGCCTCCCGACCTGCGAGGCTGGCGGGTCGCCCTGAGTCTCGACCTGGGCTACGTCGAGGTGGCACCGGACATCGCCGCGCGTGTCCGGGAGGCGGCGGAACGGCTCCGGGAACTCGGCGCCCGTGTCGAGGAGGTGACGCCTGGGTTCGCCTGCCCCCTGGAGACCTTCAACACCCTGTGGTTCGCCGGCGCCTCCCAGCTGCTCGCTTCCTGGAGCGAGGCCCAGCGAAGGCTGCTGGACCCAGGACTGCTCGATATCGCCCTGCGCGGCGCCGCCCTCACCCTCGCCGACTACCTCGCCGCCTGCCGGGCCCGGGAGCGGCTGACCGCGCAGCTGGCAGACTTCCACCGGCGCTTCGACCTGCTGGTCACGCCCAGCCTGCCGCTCTCGCCCTTCACCGCGGGCAGCGACGTGCCTCCCGGCGGCCCCTATCGGGAGTGGATGGAATGGACGCCCTTCAGTTACCCCTTCAACCTCACCCAGCAACCGGCCATCTCGCTACCCTGTGGCCTCGATGACCGTGGCCTGCCAGTTGGCCTGCAACTGGTCGGCGCCCGGTTCGACGACCTGCGGGTGATCCAGGCCGCCCGCCTGCTGGAGGCCCGACTGCCGAGGCAGTTCCCCGAGACGGCCCGCCGGGCGGCCAAGGACGAATAG
- a CDS encoding GAK system CofD-like protein yields MMDIRPPRTDQKPDPLRVRRYRQAPERGPRLLFFSGGSALEGVSRQLQRYSHNTIHLVTPFDSGGSSATLRDAFGMPALGDLRSRLLALADETTPGHPQIQRLFTHRLPREAEPEAQRATLEALASGRHALMVDLAPPLRRPICHLFDVFRAAMPATFDLRGACIGNLILAGGYLDGRRQLDTVVQQAAELVKVRGTVRAVVDHDYHLAATLADGRRVLGQHRITGKEVPPLDTPIARIDLSASGEAHVPATPPLPEGSRRLIASADLICYPPGSFYSSVLANLLPAGVGRAIRGNPCPKVFIPNPGHDPEQVGQDLPGLVTALLETLRRDTGEDCPAAGLLDIILIDSRHGDYVGHLDADFLAELGVTLIDIPLVSEVSAPHFDDDRLVAALMSLA; encoded by the coding sequence ATGATGGATATTCGGCCACCTCGCACCGACCAGAAACCCGACCCGCTGCGGGTCCGACGCTACCGGCAGGCCCCGGAACGGGGCCCCAGGCTACTCTTCTTCAGCGGGGGGTCGGCGCTCGAGGGCGTCTCGCGCCAGCTGCAACGCTACAGCCACAACACCATCCACCTGGTGACCCCCTTCGATTCCGGCGGCAGCTCGGCCACGTTGCGCGATGCCTTCGGCATGCCGGCCCTCGGCGACCTGCGCAGCCGCCTGCTGGCCCTGGCGGACGAGACCACCCCGGGCCACCCCCAGATCCAGCGACTCTTCACCCATCGCCTGCCGAGGGAAGCCGAGCCGGAGGCCCAGCGGGCCACCCTGGAGGCACTCGCCAGCGGTCGGCATGCCCTGATGGTCGATCTCGCTCCCCCCCTGCGCCGGCCGATCTGCCACCTGTTCGACGTCTTCCGGGCGGCCATGCCCGCGACCTTCGACCTGCGCGGTGCCTGCATCGGCAACCTGATCCTGGCCGGTGGCTACCTGGACGGCCGACGGCAGCTCGATACGGTGGTCCAACAGGCCGCCGAGCTGGTGAAGGTGCGTGGCACCGTCCGCGCGGTGGTCGACCATGACTACCACCTGGCGGCCACCCTGGCGGATGGTCGTCGGGTGCTCGGCCAGCACCGCATCACCGGCAAGGAGGTCCCGCCGCTGGACACCCCCATCGCGCGGATCGACCTCTCCGCCAGCGGCGAGGCGCATGTCCCGGCCACGCCCCCCCTGCCCGAGGGAAGCCGACGGCTCATCGCCTCTGCCGACCTGATCTGCTACCCCCCCGGCAGCTTCTATTCCAGCGTGCTCGCCAACCTCCTGCCCGCCGGGGTCGGCCGGGCCATCCGCGGCAACCCCTGCCCGAAGGTGTTCATCCCCAACCCGGGGCATGACCCCGAACAGGTCGGCCAAGACCTGCCCGGCCTGGTCACGGCCCTGCTCGAGACCCTGCGCCGCGACACCGGCGAGGACTGTCCCGCCGCCGGCCTGCTCGACATCATCCTCATCGACAGCCGGCACGGCGACTATGTCGGGCACCTCGATGCCGACTTCCTGGCCGAGCTCGGGGTGACGCTGATCGACATCCCCCTGGTCAGCGAGGTAAGCGCCCCACACTTCGACGATGACCGCCTGGTCGCCGCCCTGATGTCGCTCGCCTGA
- a CDS encoding aldehyde dehydrogenase family protein: protein MQRLTKQFIDNQWITSRGTRSLAVTDPYRQVPIAELTAGEAADVDAAVAAARRALPAWQALGGERRAEYLEAFAEGLETRREALMRLSATNNGKALAEAGIDLDDAIACYRYYAGQARALEARQGRLVEHGMDGIEARSYEDPAGVVGLITPWNFPLVTSAWKIAPALAAGCTVVFKPSEVTPLPEQALAEIALEIGLPAGVLNLVHGDGEGIGAPLTAHPGIDKLSFTGSNAVGEKVMRAAAEGVRGVSLELGGKSPILVLDDAGLEAAADWVMAGIYFNSGQICSATSRLIVHASLAEALYAALATRIDAIRLGDPLDEATDMGPMTSARQRKAVEGYLAIAAEEGLVAVRDARHRDLPTQGEFIAPTLFRDVPTASRLWREEIFGPVLCARSVESDAEAIALANDSAFGLAATVISGDSERARRVGRALRAGSIWVNSEQLVMPEAGWGGFGISGIGRELGPWGLSAYLEVKHLIGPAD, encoded by the coding sequence GTGCAACGACTGACCAAGCAGTTTATCGACAATCAATGGATCACCTCCCGGGGGACGCGCTCCCTGGCGGTGACCGACCCCTATCGCCAGGTGCCGATCGCCGAGCTCACCGCCGGCGAGGCGGCCGACGTGGACGCCGCGGTGGCCGCCGCCCGCCGCGCCCTGCCCGCCTGGCAGGCCCTGGGCGGCGAGCGCCGGGCCGAATACCTCGAGGCCTTCGCCGAGGGGCTCGAGACCCGGCGCGAGGCGCTGATGCGGCTGTCGGCGACCAACAACGGCAAGGCGCTGGCCGAGGCCGGCATCGACCTGGACGATGCCATCGCCTGCTACCGCTATTACGCCGGCCAGGCCCGGGCGCTGGAGGCGCGCCAGGGACGCCTCGTCGAGCACGGCATGGACGGCATCGAGGCCCGTAGCTACGAGGATCCCGCGGGGGTCGTGGGCCTGATCACCCCCTGGAACTTCCCGCTGGTGACCAGCGCCTGGAAGATCGCCCCGGCGCTGGCCGCCGGCTGCACGGTGGTCTTCAAGCCCTCCGAGGTGACGCCGCTACCCGAGCAGGCGCTGGCGGAGATCGCCCTCGAGATCGGCCTGCCGGCCGGGGTGCTCAACCTGGTGCACGGTGACGGCGAGGGCATCGGCGCGCCGCTCACCGCCCATCCCGGCATCGACAAGCTATCCTTCACCGGCAGCAATGCCGTGGGCGAGAAGGTCATGCGCGCCGCCGCCGAGGGCGTGCGCGGGGTGTCGCTGGAACTCGGTGGCAAGTCGCCGATCCTGGTGCTCGACGATGCCGGCCTCGAGGCGGCCGCCGACTGGGTGATGGCCGGTATCTACTTCAACTCCGGCCAGATCTGCTCGGCCACCTCGCGGCTGATCGTCCATGCGTCGCTGGCCGAGGCGCTCTACGCGGCCCTGGCCACGCGCATCGACGCCATCCGCCTGGGCGACCCGCTGGACGAGGCCACCGACATGGGGCCCATGACCAGCGCCCGCCAGCGGAAGGCCGTGGAGGGCTACCTGGCCATCGCCGCCGAGGAGGGCCTCGTCGCGGTGCGCGACGCCCGCCATCGGGACTTGCCCACCCAGGGCGAGTTCATCGCCCCGACCCTGTTTCGCGACGTGCCCACCGCGAGCCGCCTGTGGCGGGAGGAGATCTTCGGCCCGGTGCTCTGCGCCCGCAGCGTCGAGAGCGATGCCGAGGCCATCGCGCTGGCCAACGATTCCGCCTTCGGCCTCGCCGCCACCGTGATCTCGGGGGATTCGGAACGTGCTCGGCGCGTCGGCCGCGCGCTACGCGCCGGCAGCATCTGGGTCAACAGCGAGCAACTGGTGATGCCGGAGGCCGGCTGGGGCGGCTTCGGGATCAGCGGCATCGGCCGCGAGCTCGGCCCCTGGGGACTCTCCGCCTACCTGGAGGTCAAGCACCTGATCGGTCCGGCGGACTAG
- a CDS encoding 5-guanidino-2-oxopentanoate decarboxylase: protein MPLNGETPMTCAELLIRLLRDTYGTDTVFGIPGVHTVELYRGLAGGEASGIRHVTPRHEQGAGFMADGYARATGRPGVCFIITGPGMTNIATAMGQALADSVPMLVISSVSRRDTLGRGQGRLHELPSQQQLIAGVARFSQTLLDPDALPETLARASAVFEGARPGPVHIEIPIDLFDAPVRAPRTWHRRPLAPSAPAEAALAQAADWLGAAARPLVLLGGGCVDAPGAARSLVEALDAPAVTTINAKGLLGRDHPLDLGANASLPAVRALAREADVVLAIGTELGETDYDVVFDDGFRLDGRLIRVDVDPQQLARNQAADLALVADAGQTLEGLAARFAGVRLARDGAARTHAALATLDLPRDPAFAAYVPLFATLREALPEAILVGDSCATTYAANHLVAQPTPRRFFNASTGYGTLGYGLPAALGASIARPDLPVVALVGDGGIMFTLSELACAVEEGLPVVILLWHNQGFDEIRRFMDDAGVTRLGVDIRAPDFLTVAQGFGCLATRVGAPAELAHALATRPSDGPLLIEIDAAAWLAAID from the coding sequence CACGTGACGCCCCGCCACGAGCAGGGCGCAGGCTTCATGGCCGACGGCTACGCCCGGGCCACCGGCCGGCCCGGGGTGTGCTTCATCATCACCGGCCCCGGCATGACCAACATCGCCACCGCCATGGGCCAGGCGCTGGCCGATTCGGTCCCGATGCTGGTGATCTCCAGCGTCAGCCGCCGCGACACCCTGGGCCGTGGCCAGGGCCGGCTGCACGAGTTGCCGAGTCAGCAGCAGCTGATCGCCGGGGTCGCCCGCTTCAGCCAGACGTTGCTCGACCCCGACGCCCTGCCGGAGACCCTGGCCCGGGCCTCCGCGGTGTTCGAGGGGGCCCGCCCGGGGCCGGTGCATATCGAGATCCCCATCGACCTGTTCGATGCCCCGGTGCGCGCCCCTCGCACCTGGCACCGCCGCCCCCTGGCGCCATCCGCCCCGGCCGAGGCGGCGCTGGCCCAGGCCGCCGACTGGCTCGGCGCGGCCGCCCGCCCGCTGGTGCTGCTCGGTGGCGGCTGCGTGGATGCGCCCGGGGCCGCCAGGTCCCTGGTCGAGGCCCTGGACGCGCCCGCCGTCACCACCATCAACGCCAAGGGCCTGCTCGGCCGCGACCACCCCCTGGATCTGGGCGCCAATGCCTCGCTGCCGGCGGTGCGCGCGCTGGCCCGGGAAGCCGACGTGGTGCTGGCCATCGGCACCGAGCTCGGCGAGACCGACTACGACGTGGTCTTCGACGACGGCTTCCGCCTGGACGGCCGACTGATCCGGGTGGATGTCGACCCCCAGCAGCTCGCCCGCAACCAGGCCGCGGACCTGGCCCTGGTGGCGGACGCCGGCCAGACCCTGGAAGGCCTGGCGGCGCGCTTCGCCGGCGTGCGCCTGGCCCGCGACGGAGCCGCCCGCACCCACGCCGCCCTCGCGACCCTGGACCTGCCCCGGGATCCGGCCTTCGCCGCCTATGTGCCGCTGTTCGCGACCCTGCGCGAGGCCCTGCCCGAGGCGATCCTGGTCGGCGATTCCTGCGCCACCACCTACGCCGCCAACCACCTGGTCGCCCAGCCGACCCCGCGCCGTTTCTTCAACGCCTCCACTGGTTACGGCACGCTCGGCTACGGCCTGCCGGCGGCCCTGGGCGCCAGCATCGCCCGGCCCGACCTGCCGGTGGTCGCGCTGGTCGGCGACGGCGGCATCATGTTCACCCTCAGCGAGCTGGCCTGCGCGGTGGAGGAGGGGCTGCCGGTGGTGATCCTGCTCTGGCACAACCAGGGCTTTGATGAGATCCGCCGCTTCATGGACGACGCCGGCGTCACTCGCCTGGGCGTCGACATCCGGGCCCCGGACTTCCTGACCGTGGCCCAGGGCTTCGGCTGTCTGGCCACCCGCGTCGGCGCTCCCGCCGAACTGGCCCACGCCCTGGCCACCCGACCCTCCGACGGCCCCTTGCTGATCGAGATCGATGCCGCCGCCTGGCTGGCCGCCATCGACTGA